The Treponema pectinovorum genome includes a window with the following:
- a CDS encoding helix-turn-helix domain-containing protein, producing the protein MKNDCSGKRIGFVLQSIHFGSSLKLWQKLTNYVSRKSGSFFIFPGSHLNNPISRNPRNEIYKLVNSENLDGLISWASSIGNGISQEELTAFHRKFGTLPFVTIGQKILNNPDVSFDAYTGMKALTEHFIKIHGAKRLAFIRGPKNHKASEDRFKGYYDALEEFGLVNEKLITDCIPWFEGEKGVRQLYEERKLIPGKDFDTLLTASDMMTLIAAEFFEKHGYRVPKDYICGGFNDSSESHIYSTSFSTVHMPMERLGILAYEKLFKVLEGQIDVQDEILPAYPVIRESCGCNSLKQLQNFYDSKIRIKNRDQLLEEICKIFKASEDYKHKVFEPLIDALFENNQSEFFQLLNESLISYFKDEGELSYIFATLKLLRNSTCLPEEYATKIINTVNLIIPKVLNRVCANKFYKNEKTITNISAVKTALLSAHNLSTLIKTLSEYLPQMGIRNSTLVLYENEEISKYVGGFNEAGELRFEEILFPSKLIVPSKFAKEFEYGVYIVQPLFMANKSLGYLITSYTDCDGNIYEDLRTAVSNAIQSIFLFEEINKARQLAEQAEFAKTEFFANVGSDLCDPLKDLFAKVTQMEVNTEKGILEKDILSEQLIFLKSQIQSQLKKTETLIELTRSQVDDLPMDKKLFDIRQVLPGSVVASLNHEYPLLYGDAERLKKAVLTLYGEGEGSINIFTEVEGLKIIIKSRRLDWQKPELLLAEKIILLQYGLLNKIDEYTTIITMPWPNLAGLPPVKNEEPPVKILNLSARIPNVNLFDLEMENITNAKENEQKVMLYWQPDNASIDERVKVYGLRHNDKMFRAPILCYSHELINHNFVEMLEAQVRTKKSSPVLFVNTKHTRYGTWATDDNSVSIQSMAEFEDILNEIIPSLIVFETIDEESIKRIRQNSKTVLVPIIVLPDSIFSEQEVELLCSHPRIILCNRGAAESEQFNTRIHEILVGDEILPPHTGALVKKAILYLNKNASQQIVRWKLADTVHVSEDYLTRIFHKEIGLSLWEYLNRFRIYLATKMLLETNDTIYEIAENCGFQDQAYFCRVFKKIYGVPPGKIRTKQ; encoded by the coding sequence TCACGGAAAAGCGGTTCTTTTTTCATATTTCCAGGAAGCCATTTAAATAATCCGATATCCCGCAACCCTCGAAACGAAATTTATAAACTCGTTAATTCTGAAAATTTAGATGGACTTATAAGCTGGGCTTCCAGTATAGGCAATGGAATTTCTCAAGAAGAATTAACTGCTTTCCATAGAAAATTTGGAACTCTTCCATTTGTAACAATCGGACAAAAAATTTTAAACAATCCAGATGTTTCTTTTGATGCTTACACTGGAATGAAAGCCTTGACCGAGCATTTTATCAAAATTCACGGTGCAAAGCGGCTTGCATTTATAAGAGGCCCTAAAAATCATAAAGCGTCAGAAGACAGATTTAAAGGTTATTACGATGCTCTGGAAGAATTTGGGCTTGTAAATGAAAAATTAATAACAGATTGTATTCCTTGGTTTGAAGGCGAAAAAGGCGTTCGTCAACTTTATGAAGAGCGAAAACTGATTCCTGGCAAAGATTTTGATACCCTTTTAACCGCAAGCGATATGATGACTCTGATTGCTGCTGAATTTTTTGAAAAGCATGGCTACCGGGTTCCAAAAGATTACATTTGTGGCGGATTTAATGATTCTTCAGAAAGCCACATATATTCGACATCTTTTTCTACAGTGCATATGCCAATGGAAAGACTTGGAATTTTAGCTTACGAAAAACTTTTTAAAGTTTTAGAAGGCCAAATTGATGTTCAAGACGAAATTTTACCTGCTTATCCTGTAATTCGCGAAAGTTGTGGTTGCAACAGTCTAAAACAATTACAAAATTTTTACGATTCTAAAATCAGAATAAAAAACAGAGATCAACTTCTGGAAGAAATCTGTAAAATATTCAAAGCTTCTGAAGATTATAAACACAAAGTTTTTGAGCCGTTGATTGATGCACTTTTTGAAAACAATCAAAGCGAGTTTTTCCAGCTTTTGAACGAAAGTCTTATATCTTATTTTAAAGATGAAGGAGAACTTTCGTATATTTTTGCAACCTTAAAACTTTTGCGTAATTCAACTTGCCTGCCAGAAGAGTATGCAACAAAGATAATAAACACTGTAAATCTTATAATTCCTAAGGTGCTGAATAGAGTTTGTGCAAATAAATTTTATAAAAACGAAAAAACAATTACAAATATAAGTGCAGTAAAGACAGCTTTGCTTTCTGCACACAATCTGAGCACTTTGATAAAAACTCTTTCGGAATATCTACCGCAAATGGGAATCCGAAATTCAACTTTGGTTCTCTACGAAAATGAAGAAATTTCAAAATATGTAGGCGGTTTTAATGAGGCAGGAGAACTTAGGTTTGAAGAAATTCTTTTTCCATCAAAGCTCATAGTTCCTTCAAAATTTGCAAAAGAGTTTGAATATGGAGTTTATATCGTTCAACCGCTGTTTATGGCAAATAAATCGCTTGGTTACTTGATAACTTCTTATACAGATTGCGATGGAAATATTTACGAAGATTTGCGTACTGCGGTAAGCAATGCTATTCAGAGTATTTTTTTATTTGAAGAAATAAACAAAGCACGCCAGCTTGCAGAACAGGCTGAATTTGCGAAGACGGAATTTTTTGCAAATGTTGGAAGCGATTTGTGCGATCCTCTAAAAGACCTTTTTGCGAAAGTTACTCAAATGGAAGTAAACACAGAAAAAGGAATTTTAGAAAAAGACATACTTTCGGAACAGCTCATATTCTTAAAATCACAGATTCAATCTCAATTAAAAAAGACAGAAACTTTAATTGAACTTACACGTTCACAAGTTGACGATCTTCCTATGGATAAAAAACTTTTTGATATAAGACAAGTCTTGCCAGGAAGTGTAGTCGCTAGCCTAAATCACGAATATCCACTGCTTTATGGCGATGCAGAAAGGCTAAAAAAGGCGGTTTTAACTCTTTATGGAGAAGGCGAAGGTTCTATAAACATTTTTACAGAAGTTGAAGGATTAAAAATAATAATAAAATCGCGCCGTTTGGATTGGCAAAAGCCAGAATTACTTTTGGCAGAAAAAATAATTCTTCTTCAATACGGGCTGCTCAATAAAATCGATGAATATACAACAATAATAACTATGCCTTGGCCAAATCTTGCGGGGCTTCCTCCTGTAAAAAATGAAGAACCGCCTGTTAAGATTTTAAATCTTTCTGCAAGAATTCCAAATGTAAATCTTTTTGATTTAGAGATGGAAAATATTACAAATGCAAAAGAAAATGAACAAAAAGTTATGCTCTATTGGCAGCCGGATAATGCTTCGATAGACGAAAGGGTAAAAGTTTATGGTTTACGCCATAACGATAAAATGTTCCGTGCTCCTATTTTGTGCTATAGCCACGAGCTTATAAACCACAATTTTGTTGAAATGTTAGAAGCGCAAGTCCGTACAAAAAAATCCTCGCCAGTGCTTTTTGTAAATACAAAACATACTCGATACGGAACTTGGGCAACAGACGATAACAGCGTGAGCATTCAGTCTATGGCAGAATTTGAAGATATTTTGAACGAAATAATACCTTCGCTGATTGTTTTTGAAACTATCGATGAAGAAAGCATAAAAAGAATTCGCCAAAATTCAAAAACTGTTTTGGTTCCAATAATCGTGTTGCCAGATTCAATTTTTTCTGAGCAGGAAGTTGAACTTCTTTGCTCGCATCCTAGAATAATTCTTTGCAACCGTGGAGCAGCAGAATCTGAACAATTCAATACTCGAATTCATGAAATTCTTGTTGGCGATGAAATTTTGCCTCCTCATACAGGAGCCCTTGTTAAAAAAGCGATTCTCTATTTGAATAAAAATGCTTCTCAGCAGATTGTAAGATGGAAACTTGCGGATACAGTACACGTGAGCGAAGATTATTTGACTAGAATCTTCCATAAAGAGATAGGGCTTTCGCTTTGGGAATATTTGAATAGGTTTAGAATTTATCTTGCAACGAAAATGCTTTTGGAAACCAACGACACAATCTATGAAATTGCAGAGAATTGTGGGTTTCAAGATCAAGCATATTTTTGTCGTGTTTTTAAAAAAATCTACGGAGTTCCACCAGGAAAAATTCGGACAAAACAGTAG
- a CDS encoding ABC transporter permease yields the protein MVAQETPVLKAPKKNLWKDVKRHYSVYALLVIPAVYYAILKYGAIVNGQIAFKSFLPADGIWGSSWIGFRNFIDFFQSFYFGELLRNTIFYSLAKLVISVPLSIILAVTLYECTHDILRKVVQTLAYLPHFLSWVIMYGILLVLLAPGDGMVNDIIRFFGGEAVDFLTNTHTFPAIVIISDAWKEMGWAAIIFIAALMGIDPSLFEAAMVEGASAVQRVWYITIPSIKPVIVTVVLLKLGTVLDAGFNQMFMLYSVPVYSVADIIDTWVYRQGLLQFKFALATSVGIFKGVIGMLLVMTSNAVVKKLADSSLL from the coding sequence ATGGTCGCACAAGAAACACCTGTTCTTAAGGCTCCAAAGAAAAATCTTTGGAAAGACGTTAAGAGACACTATTCTGTTTATGCTCTGCTCGTTATTCCTGCTGTTTACTATGCTATTTTGAAGTATGGTGCAATAGTTAATGGACAGATTGCTTTTAAAAGCTTTTTGCCAGCAGATGGCATTTGGGGAAGTAGTTGGATTGGATTCCGCAACTTTATAGACTTCTTCCAGTCATTTTATTTTGGTGAATTGCTTCGCAACACAATATTCTACAGTTTAGCAAAACTTGTAATAAGTGTTCCGCTTTCAATAATACTTGCCGTAACTCTTTATGAATGTACACACGATATACTTCGTAAGGTAGTTCAGACTCTCGCTTATCTTCCTCACTTTCTTTCATGGGTTATCATGTACGGTATTTTGCTCGTATTGCTCGCTCCAGGCGATGGTATGGTAAATGATATCATAAGATTTTTTGGCGGAGAAGCTGTTGACTTCCTTACTAATACTCACACATTCCCTGCAATCGTAATTATATCTGATGCTTGGAAGGAAATGGGTTGGGCAGCTATAATCTTTATAGCCGCATTGATGGGAATCGACCCTTCTTTGTTTGAGGCTGCGATGGTTGAAGGTGCTTCTGCTGTTCAGCGCGTATGGTACATCACAATTCCTTCAATAAAACCTGTAATAGTAACAGTAGTTCTTCTTAAACTCGGTACTGTTTTGGATGCTGGATTCAACCAGATGTTCATGTTGTATTCTGTTCCTGTATATTCAGTAGCAGATATAATCGATACTTGGGTATATCGTCAGGGTCTTTTGCAGTTTAAATTTGCACTTGCAACATCTGTAGGTATTTTCAAGGGTGTAATCGGTATGTTGTTGGTTATGACATCAAACGCTGTCGTTAAAAAACTCGCTGATTCTTCACTTCTTTAA
- a CDS encoding carbohydrate ABC transporter permease translates to MTKPSTIKLTAGDRTFYICINAFLIFIGVIIAIPMWSTITLSFRPNTFLGTNFEGMFLPVWKWDTAAYKALLGNAGFINAFWNSMKIMVFGVITALSLTVPMAYCMSVSDLPGRKILNYFVLIPYLFNIGVIPTYLVVTNLNLTNHLASIFLPGAIGTYNCLIMRGFFEGIPESLKESARIDGAAEWYVLVSIILPLSKPIIMTIGLYYAVNFWNDFMHAMLYLNEAYLQPLPILLRNILMASGMNEYVEVNAFGNASVQAIKAASVFMSAIPMMLAYPFIQKYFTKGTMLGSVKG, encoded by the coding sequence ATGACAAAACCAAGTACAATAAAATTAACTGCTGGCGATCGCACCTTTTATATATGTATAAATGCATTTTTAATCTTTATTGGTGTAATTATTGCAATTCCAATGTGGTCAACAATTACTCTTTCTTTTAGACCAAATACTTTCCTTGGAACAAATTTTGAAGGAATGTTCTTGCCTGTTTGGAAATGGGATACCGCAGCATATAAGGCACTTCTGGGCAATGCTGGTTTTATAAATGCATTCTGGAACTCGATGAAAATCATGGTTTTTGGTGTTATAACTGCTTTGAGCCTTACTGTTCCAATGGCATATTGTATGTCTGTATCTGATTTACCAGGTCGCAAAATATTGAACTACTTTGTTCTTATTCCTTACCTGTTTAATATTGGTGTAATTCCTACATATCTCGTAGTAACAAACCTTAATCTTACAAACCATCTTGCATCTATCTTCTTGCCTGGTGCTATTGGTACATACAACTGTTTGATTATGCGCGGCTTTTTTGAAGGAATTCCTGAATCTCTTAAAGAATCTGCTCGTATTGATGGTGCTGCAGAATGGTATGTTTTGGTATCAATCATTCTTCCGTTGTCTAAACCTATTATCATGACAATCGGGCTTTATTATGCAGTAAACTTCTGGAATGACTTTATGCACGCTATGCTTTATTTGAACGAAGCATATCTTCAGCCACTTCCAATTCTTCTTCGTAACATCCTTATGGCTTCTGGTATGAATGAATACGTTGAAGTAAATGCATTTGGCAATGCTTCTGTACAGGCAATAAAAGCGGCATCTGTATTTATGTCGGCAATTCCTATGATGCTTGCTTATCCGTTTATTCAAAAGTACTTTACAAAAGGCACAATGCTTGGCTCTGTAAAGGGTTAA
- a CDS encoding type 2 periplasmic-binding domain-containing protein: MKNFFKNLALIALILTVVSPVFAAKKWKVNKDGTVDIELWYGAAVTEAGPPPADWVAYDIIKKKLGINLVITALPSNESDQDTKINAAGAANALPDIFMCGDNCFQILSKQRLLAPVDDMFAMMPNRTAKLHDKDARMHSTVNGVCYGLDQPGTIVRNEGVLIRKDWLDRLGLKVPKTTDEFFEVMKAFTFKDPDGNGKNDTYGLGAYIELKPQSEGLGSRFEPWFGAFGVAGTWSMSKDSAGLNVNKPEYYDALEFLKKVIDAKVIDPNWTAYKKDDYRASWKQGKFGIFREQNAAAFAESNYAPFDQNFPKGELIIIDPPVGPKGKSAAGVYDQAYRRYCLAAANAGQTIKNWKDVDSSRKTITKKEMIARLLEWMSSDEGYYLLGYGVEGVNYVKDPVTGAPSKDGIPNKELAYSKPKMQPLTQLRNMVYYNSDIELATRYPTYITAVSKKELSSLKALRIMQAKPWTPVIGASLLPLPDADLQRFYEQGVVEFMTGKRQLTKANWDAWLAEFNNMGGKAWEQAGIAKMKELNLLY, translated from the coding sequence ATGAAAAATTTTTTTAAGAATCTTGCTCTTATCGCTTTGATTCTTACTGTTGTTTCTCCAGTTTTTGCTGCAAAAAAATGGAAAGTAAACAAGGACGGAACTGTTGATATCGAACTTTGGTATGGTGCTGCTGTAACAGAAGCCGGTCCACCACCAGCAGACTGGGTTGCTTATGACATCATTAAAAAGAAGCTTGGAATCAATCTTGTAATTACAGCGCTCCCTTCAAACGAATCAGATCAGGACACAAAGATTAACGCTGCTGGCGCTGCAAATGCACTTCCAGACATCTTTATGTGTGGTGATAACTGTTTCCAGATTCTTTCTAAACAAAGACTTCTTGCACCTGTTGATGATATGTTTGCTATGATGCCTAACCGCACTGCAAAACTTCATGATAAAGATGCTCGCATGCACTCTACTGTAAACGGTGTTTGCTATGGTCTTGATCAGCCAGGAACAATCGTTAGAAACGAAGGTGTTCTTATCCGCAAAGACTGGTTGGACAGACTTGGTCTTAAAGTTCCTAAGACAACAGACGAATTCTTTGAAGTAATGAAGGCATTTACTTTTAAAGATCCAGATGGAAACGGAAAAAATGATACTTACGGTCTTGGTGCTTACATTGAGCTCAAACCACAGAGTGAAGGTCTTGGTTCTCGTTTTGAACCTTGGTTTGGTGCTTTTGGTGTTGCAGGAACTTGGTCTATGTCAAAAGATTCAGCAGGGCTCAATGTTAACAAACCAGAATACTATGATGCTCTTGAATTCCTTAAGAAAGTTATTGATGCAAAAGTAATTGATCCTAACTGGACTGCTTACAAGAAAGATGACTATCGTGCTTCTTGGAAACAGGGAAAATTTGGTATATTCCGTGAACAGAACGCTGCTGCATTTGCAGAATCTAACTATGCTCCATTTGATCAGAACTTCCCTAAAGGAGAATTGATTATCATTGATCCTCCAGTTGGACCAAAAGGAAAATCTGCTGCTGGTGTTTACGATCAGGCATATCGCCGCTATTGTTTGGCTGCTGCTAATGCAGGACAGACAATAAAGAACTGGAAAGATGTTGACAGTTCTAGAAAGACAATCACTAAAAAAGAGATGATTGCACGTCTTCTTGAATGGATGTCTTCTGATGAAGGTTATTACCTTCTCGGATACGGTGTTGAAGGTGTTAACTATGTTAAAGATCCTGTAACAGGTGCTCCATCAAAAGATGGAATTCCTAACAAGGAATTGGCTTATTCAAAACCAAAGATGCAGCCTCTTACTCAGTTGCGCAATATGGTTTACTACAATTCTGATATTGAATTGGCTACTCGCTATCCAACTTATATCACAGCAGTTTCAAAGAAAGAACTTTCTTCTTTGAAAGCACTTCGCATTATGCAGGCTAAACCATGGACTCCTGTAATTGGTGCTTCGCTTCTCCCTCTTCCAGATGCTGACCTTCAGCGTTTCTACGAGCAGGGTGTTGTAGAATTTATGACAGGAAAGCGCCAGCTTACAAAAGCAAACTGGGATGCTTGGTTGGCAGAATTTAACAACATGGGTGGAAAAGCTTGGGAACAGGCTGGTATTGCTAAGATGAAGGAACTGAATCTCCTTTACTAG
- a CDS encoding TrmH family RNA methyltransferase, which translates to MKNTQKNELAVCGYAAVKKLAEKNPDKIKRFYFTQERMGEFGDLCKILASKKRPYNKVSEDELLKICGSVHHQGVVAMIEQPEIEPLNSAITDEWLHKKESALLLDRVGNANNLGAIVRSAAFFGCKNIIIPLDEAQSSITTSSYRVAQGGMEFVEFFSVKSIPNLLKALKGKMVRIGTEVNTKKTVDYIKNLTGKKPVLIVLGNEEHGISKEVKENCDELITIPFGAGFPTEEVQAIESLNVAQAAAIILYEMRK; encoded by the coding sequence ATGAAAAACACTCAAAAAAATGAACTGGCAGTCTGTGGTTATGCAGCCGTAAAAAAACTTGCAGAAAAAAATCCGGATAAAATAAAAAGATTTTACTTTACACAAGAGAGGATGGGAGAGTTTGGGGATTTGTGCAAAATCCTTGCCAGCAAAAAAAGGCCTTATAATAAAGTTTCTGAAGATGAACTTTTGAAAATTTGTGGTAGTGTTCATCATCAAGGTGTAGTTGCCATGATTGAGCAGCCTGAAATCGAACCGCTAAATTCAGCTATAACTGACGAATGGTTGCATAAAAAAGAATCTGCACTTCTTTTGGATAGGGTTGGAAATGCAAATAATTTGGGTGCTATAGTTCGTAGTGCGGCATTTTTTGGCTGTAAAAATATCATAATTCCTCTAGATGAGGCGCAAAGTTCAATCACAACGAGTTCATATCGGGTTGCACAAGGCGGAATGGAATTTGTTGAGTTTTTTTCGGTAAAATCTATCCCAAATCTTTTAAAAGCACTAAAAGGTAAAATGGTGAGAATCGGAACAGAAGTCAATACAAAGAAAACTGTTGATTACATAAAAAATTTGACTGGAAAAAAGCCTGTTCTTATAGTTTTAGGAAATGAGGAACACGGAATTTCAAAGGAAGTAAAAGAAAATTGTGATGAACTTATAACAATTCCGTTTGGAGCTGGATTTCCAACTGAAGAAGTTCAAGCTATAGAAAGTTTAAATGTTGCTCAAGCGGCAGCAATCATTTTGTATGAAATGCGAAAGTGA
- a CDS encoding sugar kinase translates to MADKDAFYEHKEFDLITFGETMLRLSPPVNELIYKSDTFKKHAGGAELNVACGVSLLGCRSGIITRLPKNQLGTFIKNRIRSSSVSDDFIIFDESPEARVGIYYYENGAYPRKPTVVYDRKNSSITKIQESEIPSDIYGKTRMFYTSGITLALSDNTRNLALDMIKKFKAEGARIAFDINYRTSLWDEDTARNAIKQVLPYVDVLFISEESCRRMFRKTGTLEEMHREFCRDYPNIRLIATSQREVISPKIHSFGSTVYLKRLDKFYREEPYREIDVVDRIGSGDAYCAGVLFGLLKYDDAQKAVEFGNATCATKNTIFGDLPVSDFAEIQSIIKAHQSTEGQSEMNR, encoded by the coding sequence ATGGCCGACAAAGACGCATTTTACGAACATAAGGAATTCGATTTAATTACTTTTGGCGAAACGATGTTAAGACTTTCGCCTCCTGTAAACGAACTAATCTACAAGAGCGACACTTTTAAAAAACACGCAGGCGGAGCTGAATTAAATGTTGCCTGCGGAGTTTCACTTCTCGGTTGTCGTTCGGGAATAATTACTCGACTTCCAAAAAATCAGTTGGGAACTTTCATAAAAAATAGAATTCGCTCTTCATCTGTCAGTGACGATTTTATAATTTTTGACGAATCCCCAGAAGCACGGGTTGGAATTTACTACTACGAAAATGGAGCCTATCCTCGAAAACCAACTGTTGTATACGACAGAAAAAATTCTTCAATAACAAAGATACAAGAATCGGAAATTCCTTCAGATATCTACGGAAAAACTAGAATGTTTTATACGTCTGGAATCACCTTAGCATTGAGCGATAATACAAGAAATCTTGCCCTAGATATGATAAAAAAATTCAAAGCAGAAGGTGCAAGAATCGCCTTTGACATAAACTATAGAACAAGCCTTTGGGACGAAGATACTGCACGCAATGCAATCAAACAGGTTTTGCCGTATGTCGATGTCCTTTTTATTTCAGAAGAAAGTTGCAGAAGAATGTTCCGAAAAACTGGAACTTTGGAAGAAATGCATCGGGAATTCTGCCGCGACTATCCAAATATCCGTTTGATTGCAACTTCGCAGCGCGAGGTAATAAGTCCAAAAATTCATTCCTTTGGATCAACTGTTTATCTAAAAAGATTAGACAAATTCTATAGAGAAGAGCCTTACCGAGAAATTGATGTTGTAGATAGGATTGGCTCCGGCGATGCTTACTGTGCTGGTGTCTTGTTTGGTCTTTTAAAATATGACGATGCTCAAAAAGCGGTAGAATTTGGAAACGCGACTTGTGCAACAAAAAATACAATTTTCGGAGACCTTCCAGTTTCAGACTTTGCAGAAATTCAATCGATAATAAAAGCTCATCAATCAACTGAAGGGCAATCTGAAATGAATAGATAG
- a CDS encoding GerMN domain-containing protein, which yields MAKNYEKKNNQTGLALACWILGFLVLLIVFLIKQDDIYSNLKSTRFFERLFGKTPTFIQNHEINKDKLPAEDDSVINLSPKDKISDDKIDYDKNLQIKDEKSSENIENKNIATSKKQTNIENEKTILDKEKNISATEKKVENFDKTSSSNEVKIENPKPAISKQKLYFVYIGEDGVLSRKMINRQVEKNNSPLLTNINLLLKGPSPEEDSKGYRSLIPNGTKILSASVRDGVAYLNFNEDFEFNTLGPDGYYAQLMQIVYTATEFSTVNSVQFLIEGQKKEYLGSEGVWIGSPLSRASFN from the coding sequence ATGGCAAAAAATTATGAAAAAAAAAATAATCAGACAGGACTTGCACTTGCCTGTTGGATTTTAGGTTTTTTAGTTCTGCTTATAGTTTTTTTGATAAAACAAGACGATATTTATTCGAATTTAAAAAGTACACGATTTTTTGAAAGGCTCTTTGGAAAAACTCCGACATTTATTCAAAATCATGAAATAAATAAAGATAAATTGCCAGCGGAAGACGATTCTGTAATCAATCTTAGTCCAAAAGATAAAATTAGCGACGATAAAATCGATTACGATAAAAATCTCCAAATAAAAGATGAAAAATCTTCTGAAAATATCGAAAACAAAAATATTGCGACATCGAAAAAACAAACCAATATCGAAAACGAAAAGACAATTTTAGATAAAGAAAAAAATATATCTGCTACAGAAAAAAAAGTTGAAAATTTCGACAAAACTTCCTCATCAAATGAAGTCAAGATTGAAAATCCAAAGCCTGCTATATCAAAGCAAAAACTTTATTTTGTTTATATAGGAGAAGATGGAGTTTTGAGCCGAAAGATGATAAATCGTCAGGTTGAAAAAAATAATTCTCCTCTTTTGACCAACATAAATCTGCTTTTAAAAGGTCCCTCTCCTGAGGAAGATTCTAAAGGATACCGAAGCCTGATTCCGAATGGTACAAAAATTTTATCGGCATCTGTCCGCGATGGAGTTGCGTATTTAAATTTTAATGAGGATTTTGAATTTAATACTTTAGGTCCTGATGGCTATTATGCTCAACTTATGCAAATCGTTTACACTGCGACGGAGTTTAGCACGGTTAACAGCGTTCAATTTTTAATTGAAGGACAAAAAAAAGAATACTTGGGTAGCGAAGGCGTTTGGATTGGGAGTCCACTTTCTCGTGCAAGTTTTAATTAA